In one Maniola jurtina chromosome 13, ilManJurt1.1, whole genome shotgun sequence genomic region, the following are encoded:
- the LOC123870690 gene encoding uncharacterized protein LOC123870690, with protein sequence MLSLYRAWLGPSPCVARPAPPPGAHRPVPRRAKAPSPPSSPPPPSPSSTTSSELDVERIEESPPTRQSNTVLDIASCDGPVRFSRVLNVAWQEPHQEREWPCRHRKTPARSTLHYYPCKTCGSKFPSYYFVHKHRKSCHAEETTTIQGSPEPSTSSA encoded by the coding sequence ATGCTGTCTCTGTACCGCGCGTGGCTCGGGCCGAGTCCCTGCGTGGCTCGTCCCGCTCCGCCTCCGGGCGCTCACAGACCCGTCCCGAGACGAGCTAAGGCTCCCTCGCCGCCTTCCTCGCCACCGCCGCCCTCGCCGTCGTCGACGACTTCGAGCGAGCTCGACGTAGAACGAATCGAGGAATCTCCACCGACGCGTCAGAGCAACACAGTTTTGGACATCGCGTCCTGCGACGGCCCCGTCCGCTTCAGCCGAGTCCTGAACGTCGCGTGGCAGGAGCCGCACCAGGAGCGGGAATGGCCGTGCCGCCACAGAAAGACCCCGGCCCGTTCCACCCTCCACTACTACCCGTGTAAGACTTGCGGGTCCAAGTTCCCCTCGTACTACTTCGTTCATAAACACAGGAAGAGTTGCCATGCTGAGGAAACCACCACCATCCAAGGCTCGCCTGAACCATCGACGTCCAGTGCGTGA